A window of the Virgibacillus pantothenticus genome harbors these coding sequences:
- a CDS encoding 3-oxoacyl-ACP reductase — protein MKWEEFVGQTVFITGGASGIGKAQAIAFLKNGANVFVLDKVEGKLKETLEQYENHFAYSVGSITNKDSVQQAVKHALNKFKRIDILLNTAGILDGYAKTLETEEPLWDKVMNTNVKGTYFVTNTVLPQMLQQKRGAIINMASIAGFVAGGGGAAYTASKHAIIGYTKQLDYDYCRNGIRANAIAPGAIKTPMNKADFLGDGQMAKWVAEETPAGRWADPSEVADLTLFLASKAADYIHGVVIPIDGGWMNK, from the coding sequence ATGAAATGGGAAGAATTTGTAGGGCAAACTGTTTTTATTACTGGTGGTGCTTCAGGTATTGGAAAAGCACAAGCCATTGCTTTTCTAAAAAACGGTGCCAATGTGTTTGTGTTAGATAAAGTTGAAGGGAAACTGAAGGAAACACTTGAGCAATATGAGAATCACTTTGCCTATTCTGTTGGAAGTATTACTAATAAGGATTCCGTCCAGCAAGCTGTAAAACATGCCTTAAATAAATTTAAACGAATTGATATTTTACTAAATACAGCAGGAATACTGGACGGCTATGCAAAAACATTAGAAACAGAGGAACCGTTATGGGATAAGGTCATGAACACAAATGTAAAAGGAACCTATTTCGTAACTAACACCGTGCTTCCTCAAATGCTTCAACAAAAAAGAGGCGCTATTATCAATATGGCATCCATTGCCGGTTTTGTTGCCGGAGGTGGCGGTGCGGCATATACTGCTTCCAAACATGCCATTATTGGTTATACAAAGCAACTTGATTATGATTATTGCCGAAATGGAATACGTGCTAATGCTATTGCGCCGGGTGCGATCAAAACACCAATGAACAAAGCTGATTTTCTCGGAGATGGTCAAATGGCAAAATGGGTAGCTGAGGAGACACCAGCTGGTAGATGGGCAGATCCGTCGGAAGTGGCTGATCTAACACTGTTTTTAGCTAGTAAAGCTGCTGACTATATTCATGGCGTTGTTATTCCTATTGATGGAGGATG
- a CDS encoding DUF2829 domain-containing protein, with translation MTFEQILPELKAGKKVIRSGWSGAELYVKLVSEGQHDGEKLNPYFLINVSGEGYTMFTPTVCDILADDWKIIE, from the coding sequence ATGACATTTGAACAAATATTACCTGAATTAAAAGCTGGGAAAAAGGTCATTCGAAGTGGGTGGAGTGGCGCTGAATTATATGTGAAACTTGTTAGTGAGGGTCAACATGATGGCGAAAAACTCAATCCATACTTTTTAATTAATGTATCTGGTGAAGGTTACACGATGTTTACACCTACTGTATGCGATATTCTTGCTGATGACTGGAAAATTATAGAATGA